A genome region from Nocardiopsis exhalans includes the following:
- a CDS encoding APC family permease has protein sequence MATSSGPQARSARTLGTVDAAAIGAAAMLGAGVFSVFAPAALGAGAWLPVAILIAGAVAYCNAVSSARLAARHPENGGTYVYGRERLGDLWGYLAGWSFVVGKIASCAAMALTFAAYTVPEYAKPVAVAAVVVLAAVNYRGVRRSTLVIKVLLLLVLAVLVAVFVTMLMSGRLAAVAQVDGLGPWPGSFGVLGAAGMIFFAFAGYARIATLGGQVRDPRVTIPRAITLSLGTVLALYLVIGTGLLIVLGRERLTTSHAPLVDAVQVAGFPLLVPFVIAGAALASLGALVPLLMGVSHVTAAMAADGHLPRPLAAMSERYGVPFRAEAVVAAIVIGLILVADLTGAIAFSAFGVLVYYAITNASALRLGPDENRPPLIVPVTGLVGCVVLATSLPLPAVVAGVLVLGAGAGLWWLRHHVLV, from the coding sequence TTGGCCACCTCTTCCGGACCGCAGGCCAGATCCGCCCGGACGCTGGGAACCGTCGACGCGGCCGCCATCGGCGCCGCGGCGATGCTCGGCGCCGGGGTGTTCTCGGTCTTCGCCCCGGCGGCACTGGGCGCCGGGGCGTGGCTGCCCGTCGCCATCCTCATCGCCGGGGCGGTCGCCTACTGCAACGCGGTCTCTTCGGCCCGGCTGGCCGCCCGGCACCCCGAGAACGGCGGTACCTACGTCTACGGGCGTGAGCGCCTGGGCGACCTGTGGGGGTACCTGGCGGGCTGGTCCTTCGTGGTGGGCAAGATCGCCTCCTGCGCGGCGATGGCCCTGACCTTCGCGGCCTACACGGTCCCGGAGTACGCGAAACCGGTGGCGGTGGCCGCGGTGGTGGTGCTGGCCGCGGTGAACTACCGGGGGGTGCGCAGATCCACCCTGGTCATCAAGGTGCTGCTCCTGCTGGTGCTGGCGGTCCTGGTCGCGGTGTTCGTCACGATGCTGATGAGCGGACGCCTGGCCGCGGTGGCCCAGGTGGACGGGCTGGGGCCCTGGCCGGGCTCCTTCGGCGTGCTGGGCGCCGCGGGGATGATCTTCTTCGCCTTCGCCGGGTACGCGCGCATCGCCACCCTGGGCGGGCAGGTGCGCGATCCGCGGGTCACCATCCCCAGGGCGATCACGCTCTCGCTGGGCACGGTCCTGGCCCTGTACCTGGTGATCGGTACCGGCCTGCTCATCGTGCTGGGGCGGGAGCGCCTCACCACCAGCCACGCGCCCTTGGTCGACGCGGTCCAGGTGGCCGGGTTCCCCCTGCTGGTACCGTTCGTGATCGCCGGGGCCGCGCTGGCCAGTCTGGGCGCCCTGGTGCCGCTGCTGATGGGGGTCTCGCACGTCACCGCGGCGATGGCCGCCGACGGCCACCTGCCGCGTCCGCTGGCCGCCATGAGCGAACGCTACGGGGTGCCCTTCCGGGCCGAGGCGGTGGTGGCGGCCATCGTGATCGGTCTGATCCTGGTCGCCGACCTGACCGGCGCGATCGCCTTCTCCGCCTTCGGGGTGCTGGTCTACTACGCCATCACCAACGCCTCGGCGCTGCGCCTGGGCCCGGACGAGAACCGTCCGCCGCTGATCGTTCCGGTCACCGGCCTGGTGGGGTGTGTGGTCCTGGCGACCAGCCTGCCGCTGCCGGCGGTCGTGGCCGGGGTCCTTGTGCTGGGGGCGGGCGCGGGTCTGTGGTGGCTGCGCCACCACGTGCTCGTCTAG
- a CDS encoding organic hydroperoxide resistance protein: MAYNVLYTANATVTGEGRKGFGKTDDDRLAVDLSVPKGLGGDDGVGTNPEQLFAVGYAACFHGALKNVSRQAKANVEGSAIDAQVSLGKSDEGLDIAVELTVTIPGLEQAEAEKLVEAAHQMCPYSRATRGNIEVKLTTKTA; the protein is encoded by the coding sequence ATGGCTTACAACGTCCTCTACACCGCCAACGCCACCGTCACCGGTGAGGGCCGCAAGGGCTTCGGCAAGACCGACGACGACCGTCTCGCGGTGGACCTGTCCGTGCCCAAGGGCCTGGGCGGCGACGACGGCGTGGGCACCAACCCCGAGCAGCTCTTCGCCGTCGGCTACGCCGCCTGCTTCCACGGCGCCCTGAAGAACGTCTCCCGCCAGGCCAAGGCCAACGTCGAGGGTTCCGCCATCGACGCCCAGGTCAGCCTGGGCAAGTCCGACGAGGGCCTGGACATCGCGGTCGAGCTGACCGTCACCATCCCGGGCCTGGAGCAGGCCGAGGCCGAGAAGCTGGTCGAGGCCGCCCACCAGATGTGCCCCTACTCCCGCGCCACCCGCGGCAACATCGAGGTCAAGCTGACCACCAAGACCGCCTAG
- a CDS encoding dsRBD fold-containing protein, with amino-acid sequence MRAEVGDRLVVESPNADTHRRTGVVTEVRGAQGAPPYQVHWQDSEQGHEVLVYPGPDAHIEHPPGPGADGEGADAMQTMKRWNVDVVVAEESEGDAARTWAEVGLIADDGTALRGHGMARKHPSDMDVPEIGEELAVSRALSDLSRQLRQVAAEDINDNTGSPWRPT; translated from the coding sequence ATGCGAGCAGAGGTAGGAGACCGGCTGGTCGTCGAGAGCCCGAACGCCGACACCCACCGCCGCACGGGGGTGGTCACCGAGGTCCGGGGCGCGCAGGGGGCACCGCCGTACCAGGTGCACTGGCAAGACAGTGAGCAGGGCCACGAGGTCCTGGTCTACCCGGGACCCGACGCGCACATCGAACACCCGCCCGGTCCGGGCGCGGACGGAGAGGGAGCGGATGCCATGCAGACGATGAAGCGCTGGAACGTGGACGTGGTCGTCGCCGAGGAGAGCGAGGGTGACGCCGCGCGCACCTGGGCCGAGGTGGGGCTGATCGCCGACGACGGCACGGCTCTGCGCGGCCACGGGATGGCCCGCAAGCACCCGTCGGACATGGACGTCCCCGAGATCGGCGAGGAGCTCGCCGTCTCCAGGGCACTGTCGGACCTCTCACGTCAGCTGCGCCAGGTCGCGGCCGAGGACATCAACGACAACACCGGTTCGCCCTGGCGTCCGACCTGA
- a CDS encoding hemolysin family protein, with translation MISTILTILLGVVVVLLLIAANGYFVAQEFGYMAVDRSRLKARAAAGDTGARRALAVTNRTSFMLSGAQLGITVTGLLVGFVAEPMIGTSLGELLGGAGVPLGTGVAIGTITTLLLSTAVQMIFGELFPKNLAIAKPEPVARWLALSTNIYLKVFGPVIWVFDQAAIWLLKLVNITPVEDVQHAATPRDLERIIAESRETGDLPAEVSTLLDRTLDFHDRTAGHAMIPRPEVTTVEEGDPVSRVVELMASDHSRFPVLGEGVDDIVGVICLRDVLALGDRDLSGIRVSEVARPTVMVPTSLPLPGVLDQLREAGEEFACVVDEYGGLAGVITTEDLAEELVGEIADEHTPEEKAPAHLDGEDGYLVPGALHIDEVERLIGHDLPEGDYETIGGLVIHELHRLPLVGDRVDLPLPRPSSAHDGDPDTALTLTVNAVQRHVPSTVELRLIKVTDEQVKEREVWA, from the coding sequence ATGATCAGCACCATTCTCACCATCTTGCTCGGCGTAGTCGTCGTTCTGCTGCTAATCGCGGCCAACGGGTATTTCGTCGCCCAGGAGTTCGGCTACATGGCCGTGGACCGATCACGTCTCAAGGCGCGGGCCGCAGCCGGCGATACGGGGGCCAGAAGGGCCCTAGCGGTCACCAACCGCACTTCGTTCATGCTCTCCGGGGCACAGCTGGGAATCACGGTCACCGGACTGTTGGTCGGTTTCGTGGCGGAGCCCATGATCGGCACCAGTCTCGGAGAATTGCTGGGAGGCGCCGGTGTGCCCTTAGGCACCGGCGTAGCCATAGGAACCATCACCACGCTGCTGTTGTCGACCGCAGTACAGATGATCTTCGGAGAGCTGTTCCCGAAGAACCTGGCCATCGCCAAACCTGAGCCGGTGGCCCGCTGGCTGGCTCTGTCCACGAACATCTACCTCAAGGTCTTCGGGCCTGTCATCTGGGTGTTCGACCAGGCCGCGATCTGGCTGCTCAAGCTGGTGAACATCACCCCGGTGGAGGACGTCCAGCACGCGGCGACACCGCGCGACCTGGAACGCATCATCGCCGAGTCCCGTGAGACCGGTGACCTTCCCGCCGAGGTGTCCACCCTGTTGGACCGCACCCTGGACTTCCACGACCGCACCGCCGGGCACGCGATGATCCCGCGCCCAGAGGTCACCACCGTGGAGGAGGGCGACCCGGTCAGCCGGGTCGTGGAACTGATGGCCTCCGACCACTCCCGCTTCCCCGTCCTGGGTGAGGGTGTGGACGACATCGTGGGCGTGATCTGCCTGCGCGACGTGCTCGCCCTGGGCGACCGCGACCTGTCCGGCATCCGGGTCAGCGAGGTGGCGCGGCCTACCGTCATGGTCCCGACCTCGCTCCCGCTGCCGGGTGTCCTGGACCAACTGCGCGAGGCCGGTGAGGAGTTCGCCTGCGTGGTGGATGAGTACGGCGGACTGGCCGGCGTGATCACCACCGAGGACCTGGCCGAGGAGCTGGTCGGTGAGATCGCTGACGAGCACACACCGGAGGAGAAGGCCCCGGCGCACCTGGACGGCGAGGACGGCTACCTCGTGCCCGGCGCGCTGCACATCGACGAGGTCGAGCGGCTGATCGGCCACGACCTGCCCGAAGGAGACTACGAGACCATCGGAGGTCTGGTCATCCACGAACTCCACCGGCTTCCGCTGGTGGGCGACCGAGTGGACCTGCCGCTGCCCCGGCCCTCCAGCGCTCACGACGGCGACCCTGACACAGCGCTGACGCTGACCGTGAACGCGGTCCAGCGGCACGTGCCCAGCACGGTGGAACTGCGGTTGATCAAGGTCACCGATGAGCAGGTCAAGGAACGGGAGGTGTGGGCATGA
- the amaB gene encoding L-piperidine-6-carboxylate dehydrogenase, translating into MHNGALPDTEVLADRARTALERCGVTRLPESVGAPGAARSPITGQTLFPVEFDTPGSAERAVAAARDSFTSVWRDTPAPVRGQLVHRLGELLREHKADLAELVTIEAGKIRSEALGEVQEMIDICDFAVGLSRQLYGKTMPSERPGHRLMETWHPLGVVGVITAFNFPVAVWSWNTCVALVCGNTVVWKPSELTSLTALGCHGLLMRASADVGAPSDIHRVVLGGAEVGEVLVEDERIALLSATGSTAMGRAVAPKVAARMGRYLLELGGNNAAVVAPSADLDLVVRGSVFSAAGTAGQRCTTLRRLIVHEDVVDQVVERVVDGYKQLRERIGDPYEESTLVGPLVGERGYTAMREVLERAEAEGGQVLVGGDRRLEKDAGDAYYVEPAVVRMPGQGEIVRQETFAPILYVLTYRTLEEAVELHNGVPQGLSSAIFTQDQAEAERFLSAAGSDCGIVNVNIGTSGAEIGGAFGGEKDTGGGRESGSDSWKAYMRRATNTVNYGGELPLAQGVRFL; encoded by the coding sequence ATGCACAATGGTGCCCTCCCCGACACCGAGGTCCTCGCCGACCGCGCGCGGACCGCTCTGGAGCGGTGCGGCGTGACCCGCCTGCCCGAATCTGTCGGGGCACCCGGCGCGGCCCGTTCGCCGATCACCGGACAGACCCTGTTCCCCGTCGAGTTCGACACCCCTGGCTCCGCCGAGCGCGCGGTGGCCGCGGCGCGGGACTCCTTCACCTCCGTCTGGCGGGACACCCCCGCCCCGGTACGGGGGCAGCTCGTCCACCGGCTCGGTGAGCTGCTGCGCGAGCACAAGGCCGACCTGGCCGAGCTGGTCACCATCGAGGCGGGCAAGATCCGCTCCGAGGCCCTGGGCGAGGTCCAGGAGATGATCGACATCTGCGACTTCGCCGTCGGGCTTTCGCGCCAGCTCTACGGGAAGACCATGCCTTCGGAGCGGCCCGGCCACCGGCTGATGGAGACCTGGCACCCGCTGGGCGTGGTCGGGGTCATCACCGCGTTCAACTTCCCCGTGGCCGTGTGGTCGTGGAACACCTGTGTGGCGCTGGTGTGCGGCAACACCGTGGTGTGGAAGCCTTCTGAGCTGACCTCGTTGACCGCGCTGGGCTGCCACGGCCTGCTGATGCGCGCGTCCGCCGACGTGGGGGCGCCCTCGGACATCCACCGGGTGGTCCTGGGAGGTGCCGAGGTCGGTGAGGTGTTGGTGGAGGACGAGCGCATCGCGCTGCTCTCGGCGACCGGCTCCACGGCGATGGGTAGGGCCGTGGCGCCCAAGGTGGCTGCCCGGATGGGTCGCTACCTGCTGGAGCTGGGTGGTAACAACGCCGCGGTGGTGGCGCCGTCGGCCGATCTGGACCTGGTGGTGCGCGGCAGCGTGTTCTCCGCGGCGGGCACGGCCGGGCAGCGCTGTACGACGCTGCGGCGGCTGATCGTGCACGAGGACGTGGTGGACCAGGTGGTCGAGCGCGTGGTGGACGGCTACAAGCAGCTGCGCGAGCGGATCGGCGACCCCTATGAGGAGTCCACGCTGGTGGGTCCGCTGGTGGGGGAGCGCGGGTACACGGCCATGCGCGAGGTGCTGGAACGGGCCGAGGCAGAGGGCGGCCAGGTGCTGGTGGGCGGGGACCGGCGGTTGGAGAAGGACGCCGGTGACGCCTACTACGTCGAGCCGGCCGTGGTGCGCATGCCCGGCCAGGGCGAGATCGTGCGCCAGGAGACCTTCGCGCCGATCCTGTACGTGCTCACCTACCGCACCCTGGAGGAGGCGGTGGAGCTGCACAACGGGGTCCCGCAGGGGCTCTCTTCGGCGATCTTCACCCAGGACCAGGCCGAGGCGGAGCGGTTCCTGTCCGCGGCCGGGTCCGACTGCGGGATCGTCAACGTCAACATCGGTACCTCGGGAGCCGAGATCGGTGGTGCGTTCGGCGGGGAGAAGGACACCGGCGGCGGTCGTGAGTCGGGTTCGGATTCGTGGAAGGCGTACATGCGCCGGGCCACCAACACGGTGAACTATGGCGGGGAGCTGCCGTTGGCGCAGGGTGTGCGCTTCCTGTGA
- a CDS encoding NUDIX hydrolase translates to MARRVTAHLITSGPQGPVLSGTRVLFGQDPEEVARELGGLEPQAPLVALEVLTETVSLYRGRALHVDRVVFAEPHLVSAWPSVVPVEGFTPAAPALAEEEPGPADDARPRLRRFASYGIVTDAAGRILLSRIAEGFPGAGTWHLPGGGVDTGEDVRAALRREVLEETGQAGVVGDLIKVASHRRTQTSGTDIYSVWVFSHVHVLEPSEPHVLEQDGSTADCGWFTPAGLAELRLSTTARRGMEFLVQHRRLR, encoded by the coding sequence ATGGCCCGCCGGGTCACCGCGCACCTGATCACCTCCGGCCCCCAGGGGCCGGTCCTGTCCGGCACGCGTGTGCTGTTCGGCCAGGACCCCGAGGAGGTCGCACGTGAACTGGGCGGGCTGGAGCCGCAGGCGCCGCTGGTGGCCCTGGAGGTGCTCACCGAGACCGTGAGCCTGTACCGGGGCCGGGCCCTGCACGTGGACCGGGTCGTGTTCGCCGAGCCCCACCTGGTCTCGGCCTGGCCCTCGGTGGTGCCCGTCGAGGGGTTCACCCCCGCGGCCCCCGCCCTGGCCGAGGAGGAGCCCGGTCCCGCAGACGACGCGCGGCCCCGGCTGCGCCGCTTCGCCTCCTACGGGATCGTCACCGACGCCGCCGGGCGCATCCTGCTGAGCCGCATCGCCGAGGGCTTCCCCGGCGCGGGCACCTGGCACCTGCCCGGCGGCGGCGTGGACACCGGTGAGGACGTGCGCGCGGCGCTACGGCGCGAGGTGCTCGAGGAGACCGGTCAGGCCGGTGTGGTCGGTGACCTGATCAAGGTGGCCAGCCACCGCCGGACCCAGACCAGCGGAACCGACATCTACTCGGTGTGGGTCTTCTCCCACGTGCACGTCCTCGAGCCGAGCGAACCGCACGTGCTCGAGCAGGACGGCTCGACCGCCGACTGCGGGTGGTTCACCCCCGCGGGGCTGGCGGAGCTGCGGCTGTCCACCACCGCCCGGCGCGGCATGGAGTTCCTGGTCCAGCACCGCCGACTGCGGTGA
- a CDS encoding HAD family hydrolase produces the protein MPNTPAPPAAICFDLDDTLIDDVAASSAGLRAVMERLGHPDFGAARALWDAQTEISFGAYLRGDLSLEDQRRERIRALAVQAGHNDVADQHCDDLYRLYLDGHRAGWQVFPDTFAVLGALSSAGYRLAVLTNGIEALQHAKLQALELTPYFHAVVCADTVGAGKPDPRIFHATAQRLGVEPSACWHVGDQIQADGVGAVSSGMRPVLVDRQARQPLEGITTLTGLDGLLRMLGLPSAAATGAL, from the coding sequence ATGCCGAACACACCCGCACCCCCGGCCGCGATCTGCTTCGACCTGGACGACACCCTCATTGACGACGTCGCCGCCTCGTCCGCGGGTCTGCGCGCGGTCATGGAGCGGCTCGGCCACCCAGACTTCGGCGCCGCCCGCGCGCTGTGGGACGCCCAGACCGAAATCTCCTTCGGCGCCTACCTGCGCGGCGACCTGAGCCTTGAGGACCAGCGCCGTGAGCGCATCCGGGCCCTGGCCGTCCAGGCCGGGCACAACGACGTCGCCGACCAGCACTGCGACGACCTCTACCGGCTCTATCTGGACGGCCACCGCGCCGGCTGGCAGGTCTTCCCCGACACCTTCGCGGTGCTGGGCGCCCTGTCCTCTGCCGGCTACCGGCTGGCCGTGCTCACCAACGGCATCGAGGCCCTACAGCACGCCAAGCTCCAGGCCCTGGAACTGACGCCCTACTTCCACGCCGTGGTCTGCGCCGACACCGTGGGCGCGGGCAAGCCCGACCCGCGGATCTTCCACGCCACCGCCCAGCGTCTGGGCGTGGAGCCCAGCGCCTGCTGGCACGTGGGCGACCAGATCCAGGCCGACGGCGTGGGCGCGGTGTCCTCGGGCATGCGCCCGGTGCTCGTGGACCGCCAGGCCCGCCAGCCCCTCGAGGGCATCACCACCCTCACCGGCCTGGACGGCCTCCTGCGCATGCTCGGTCTGCCCAGTGCGGCCGCGACGGGCGCACTGTGA
- a CDS encoding class I SAM-dependent methyltransferase, with protein MAQHYFDSDPDAASRPSTADLVLPDLHLRLHTDRGVFSPDKVDLGTRVLLESVPAPPAEGRLLDLGCGYGPISLTMASRAPGAQVLGVDVNARAVGLARRNAAEHDLRNARFAVVAPEGGLAAEGGEGPAPAAEDLLGPFDAIWSNPPIRVGKNVLHSMLRTWLNRLTPEGVAHLVVQRHLGSDSLQKWLDAQGLPAERVASRAGFRVLAVRKAH; from the coding sequence GTGGCCCAGCACTACTTCGACTCCGATCCCGACGCCGCCAGCCGGCCCTCCACGGCCGACCTGGTCCTGCCCGACCTGCACCTGCGTCTGCACACCGACCGCGGCGTCTTCTCACCCGACAAGGTCGACCTGGGCACCCGGGTCCTGCTGGAGAGCGTTCCCGCGCCGCCCGCCGAGGGCCGCCTGCTCGACCTGGGCTGCGGCTACGGCCCCATCTCCCTGACGATGGCCTCGCGTGCGCCCGGGGCCCAGGTGCTCGGGGTGGACGTCAACGCCCGGGCCGTGGGGCTGGCCCGGCGCAACGCCGCCGAGCACGATCTGCGCAACGCCCGTTTCGCCGTGGTCGCCCCCGAGGGCGGCCTGGCGGCGGAAGGGGGCGAGGGCCCGGCCCCTGCTGCCGAGGACCTGCTCGGCCCCTTCGACGCGATCTGGTCCAACCCACCGATCCGGGTGGGCAAGAACGTGCTGCACTCGATGCTGCGCACCTGGTTGAACCGGCTCACCCCCGAGGGCGTGGCGCACCTGGTGGTCCAGCGCCACCTGGGCTCGGACTCCCTGCAGAAGTGGCTGGACGCCCAGGGCCTGCCCGCCGAGCGGGTGGCCTCCCGGGCCGGTTTCCGCGTCCTGGCCGTACGCAAGGCCCATTAG
- a CDS encoding VWA domain-containing protein, which translates to MTFLEPQRLWWLLALLLLLGAYVYVQRQRREYTVRFTNLELLNQVVPHRPDIRRHVPATLFALALGVLIAAMAVPAMPVEAPRERATIMVAVDVSLSMAANDIEPDRLHAAKESAQGFVETLPDRFNVGLVSFSSTATVVAPPTQDHTSVIGLIENLRLGPGTAIGEGVFASLEAIRSFDEEAREDPPPSAIVLLSDGENTSGRDIAQASAAAAEEEVPVSTIAFGSGAAMIEIDGYQVPADIDKEALQGLARDTGGHFYEAESETELDEVYEDIGSSLGLEMVHEEIVTRFVMVAIVLALATALTSLLWFQRLP; encoded by the coding sequence ATGACCTTCCTTGAGCCGCAGCGGCTGTGGTGGCTGCTGGCCCTGCTCCTGCTGCTGGGCGCGTACGTGTACGTGCAGCGCCAGCGGCGCGAGTACACGGTGCGTTTCACCAACCTGGAGCTGTTGAACCAGGTGGTGCCGCACCGGCCCGACATCCGGCGGCACGTTCCGGCGACGCTGTTCGCACTGGCTCTGGGGGTGCTGATCGCCGCGATGGCGGTTCCCGCGATGCCGGTGGAGGCCCCGCGGGAGCGGGCGACGATCATGGTGGCGGTGGACGTGTCGCTGTCGATGGCGGCCAACGACATCGAGCCGGACCGGTTGCACGCGGCCAAGGAGTCGGCTCAGGGGTTCGTGGAGACGTTGCCGGACCGGTTCAACGTGGGCCTGGTGTCGTTCTCCTCGACCGCGACGGTGGTGGCACCGCCCACGCAGGACCACACCTCGGTGATCGGGTTGATCGAGAACCTGCGGCTGGGCCCGGGGACGGCGATCGGTGAGGGGGTGTTCGCCTCGCTGGAGGCGATCCGCAGCTTCGACGAGGAGGCGCGGGAGGATCCGCCGCCCTCGGCGATCGTGTTGCTCTCCGACGGGGAGAACACCAGCGGGCGCGACATCGCGCAGGCCTCTGCGGCGGCCGCCGAGGAGGAGGTGCCGGTCTCCACGATCGCGTTCGGGAGCGGGGCGGCGATGATCGAGATCGACGGCTACCAGGTGCCCGCCGACATCGACAAGGAGGCCTTGCAGGGGTTGGCCCGGGACACCGGGGGGCACTTCTACGAGGCCGAGAGCGAGACGGAGCTGGACGAGGTCTATGAGGACATCGGTTCCTCGCTGGGTCTGGAGATGGTGCATGAGGAGATCGTCACCCGGTTCGTGATGGTCGCGATCGTCTTGGCGCTGGCGACCGCATTGACCTCACTGCTGTGGTTCCAGCGACTTCCCTGA
- a CDS encoding MarR family winged helix-turn-helix transcriptional regulator, which translates to MAGIDEGDPLALDRQLCFSLYTASRALTGLYREILADLELTYPQYLVMLVLWERETLPVKELGLALSLDSGTLSPLLRRMEGAGLLTRRRGPQDERIVHVSITEEGVRLRERAGGIPERVLRATDLPPARLAELQGTLDHLTRAVSQATGRGAARAPCDTDT; encoded by the coding sequence ATGGCAGGCATCGACGAGGGGGACCCCCTCGCTCTGGACCGGCAGCTGTGCTTCTCGCTCTACACCGCCTCCCGGGCCCTGACCGGGCTCTACCGGGAGATTCTGGCCGACCTGGAGCTGACCTACCCGCAGTACCTGGTGATGCTCGTGCTGTGGGAGCGCGAGACCCTGCCGGTCAAGGAACTCGGCCTGGCCCTGAGCCTGGACTCGGGCACCCTGTCCCCGCTGCTGCGGCGGATGGAGGGCGCCGGTCTGCTCACCCGCAGGCGCGGCCCCCAGGACGAGCGGATCGTGCACGTCAGCATCACCGAGGAGGGCGTGCGGCTGCGCGAACGGGCCGGGGGCATCCCCGAGCGGGTCCTGCGTGCCACCGACCTTCCGCCGGCCAGGCTCGCTGAACTCCAGGGCACGCTCGACCACCTCACCCGTGCGGTCAGCCAGGCCACGGGGCGGGGCGCAGCACGTGCCCCCTGCGACACCGACACCTGA
- a CDS encoding TrmH family RNA methyltransferase, translated as MSTQLRPTDVKRLNRQWRRRTEGRLALLVESVTQPYNLGSILRTCATFGVDQLWLTGNSADPDDPKVGKTALGTSAKVAHTRLSSTAEALDAARAGGYKVVALELAKGAVPLHAAPLESDVCLAVGAEDHGCSPALLAGADAVTYIPQIGRVGSLNVAVATSIALAEARRREWATFGDEADAPVGN; from the coding sequence TTGAGCACGCAGTTGCGTCCCACGGACGTCAAACGCCTGAACCGCCAGTGGCGCAGGCGCACCGAGGGGCGTCTGGCCCTTCTCGTCGAGTCGGTCACCCAGCCCTACAACCTGGGATCGATCCTGCGCACCTGCGCGACCTTCGGCGTCGACCAGCTCTGGCTCACCGGCAACAGCGCGGACCCCGACGACCCCAAGGTCGGCAAGACCGCCCTGGGTACGTCCGCGAAGGTCGCGCACACCCGCTTGTCCAGCACGGCTGAGGCCCTGGACGCCGCCCGCGCCGGCGGCTACAAGGTCGTGGCCCTGGAGCTGGCCAAGGGCGCCGTGCCGCTGCACGCCGCGCCGCTGGAGTCCGACGTGTGTCTGGCCGTCGGAGCCGAGGACCACGGCTGCTCCCCCGCCCTGCTGGCGGGCGCGGACGCCGTCACCTACATTCCGCAGATCGGCCGGGTCGGATCGCTGAACGTGGCCGTGGCCACCTCGATCGCCCTCGCCGAGGCCCGCCGCCGCGAGTGGGCGACCTTCGGCGACGAGGCCGACGCGCCCGTCGGGAACTGA
- a CDS encoding helix-turn-helix domain-containing protein, which yields MTEPREIRVIEQKKLLVSVRKAAQILDVSERVVYDLCYSDELESVKIGPKKWIRRITCESLNLYVEKAVRESRIGHEPEKPHR from the coding sequence ATGACTGAGCCGCGGGAAATCCGCGTCATTGAGCAGAAAAAGCTCTTGGTCAGCGTCCGCAAGGCAGCACAAATACTCGACGTATCCGAACGCGTAGTCTACGACCTTTGCTACAGCGATGAACTCGAGTCCGTGAAGATCGGCCCCAAGAAATGGATTCGCCGAATCACATGCGAATCGCTGAACCTGTACGTCGAAAAAGCCGTGCGCGAATCACGAATCGGCCATGAGCCCGAAAAACCACACCGTTGA
- a CDS encoding hemolysin family protein has translation MSDMNVWLALLLTALIIALSAFFVAIEFALVAARRHRLEEAAQTSFAARAALKSARDLSLLLAGSQLGITLCTFALGAISKPAFHHMLEPLFGALPTSLGYLLSFVFSLIIVTFLHLVVGEMAPKSWAISHPEKSATMLAVPMRAFMLVTRPVLIMLNGMANWVLHRFGVQAVDELISGHNPDDVRELVEHSAKAGALDSERRDQLATALEVNSQPIQEHITPREEIAWVGPDAGVEEIKRVSRESTHLRLVVMEQGEAVGVLHVREALTSPADTTAADLMRPVLTLSAATPMYAAMGIMRESRSHLALVEEAGELMGLVTLQDILDRLLLLDTAA, from the coding sequence ATGAGTGACATGAACGTGTGGTTGGCCCTGCTGCTGACCGCCCTGATCATCGCATTGAGCGCGTTTTTCGTGGCGATCGAGTTCGCCTTGGTGGCCGCGCGCCGGCACCGTTTGGAGGAGGCAGCACAGACCAGTTTCGCTGCACGGGCAGCGCTGAAGAGCGCCCGCGACCTGTCCTTGCTTCTGGCCGGTTCTCAGCTGGGTATCACCCTGTGTACTTTTGCCCTGGGTGCGATCTCCAAGCCCGCCTTCCACCACATGCTGGAGCCGTTGTTCGGTGCTCTGCCGACCTCGTTGGGCTACTTGCTCTCATTCGTATTCTCCCTGATCATCGTGACCTTCCTGCATCTGGTGGTCGGCGAGATGGCACCCAAGTCCTGGGCGATCTCGCACCCGGAGAAATCAGCGACCATGTTGGCCGTCCCGATGCGGGCGTTCATGCTGGTGACGCGCCCGGTCCTGATAATGCTCAACGGCATGGCCAACTGGGTCCTGCACCGCTTCGGCGTACAGGCGGTGGACGAGCTGATCAGTGGCCACAACCCGGACGACGTGCGCGAGCTGGTCGAGCACTCGGCCAAGGCGGGCGCTTTGGATTCGGAGCGCCGTGACCAGCTGGCCACGGCCCTGGAGGTCAACTCCCAGCCGATCCAGGAGCACATCACCCCGCGCGAGGAGATCGCTTGGGTGGGTCCGGACGCGGGGGTGGAGGAGATCAAGCGGGTCTCGCGCGAGTCCACGCATCTGCGCCTGGTGGTGATGGAACAGGGTGAGGCGGTGGGTGTGCTGCACGTGCGTGAGGCGCTGACCAGCCCGGCCGACACCACCGCCGCCGACCTCATGCGCCCGGTGCTGACGCTGTCGGCGGCCACACCGATGTACGCGGCGATGGGCATCATGCGGGAGAGCCGCAGCCACCTGGCTCTGGTCGAGGAGGCGGGTGAGCTGATGGGTCTGGTGACCCTCCAAGACATCCTGGACCGGCTGTTGCTGCTGGACACCGCAGCCTGA